The proteins below are encoded in one region of Carassius auratus strain Wakin linkage group LG44F, ASM336829v1, whole genome shotgun sequence:
- the rpl15 gene encoding large ribosomal subunit protein eL15, translated as MGAYKYMQELWRKKQSDVMRFLLRVRCWQYRQLSALHRAPRPTRPDKARRLGYKAKQGYVIYRIRVRRGGRKRPVPKGATYGKPVHHGVNQIKFARSLQSVAEERAGRHCGGLRVLSSYWVGEDSTYKFFEVVLVDTFHKAIRRNPDTQWITKAVHKHREMRGLTSAGKKSRGLGKGHKFHLTIGGSRRAAWKRRNTLQLHRYR; from the exons ATGGGAGCGTACAAGTACATGCAGGAGTTATGGAGGAAGAAGCAGTCGGACGTGATGAGGTTCCTGCTGCGTGTGCGGTGCTGGCAGTACCGTCAGCTGTCGGCCCTCCACCGGGCCCCGAGGCCCACCAGACCCGATAAAGCCCGCAGGCTGGGGTACAAGGCCAAGCAGG GGTACGTCATCTACCGCATACGAGTGCGCCGCGGAGGCCGCAAGCGCCCCGTGCCCAAAGGTGCCACCTATGGCAAACCCGTGCACCATGGCGTCAACCAGATCAAGTTTGCACGCAGCCTGCAGTCAGTAGCCGAG GAGCGTGCGGGCCGTCACTGTGGAGGTCTGCGGGTGCTCAGCTCATACTGGGTGGGTGAAGACTCCACATACAAGTTCTTCGAAGTGGTCCTCGTCGACACCTTCCACAAGGCCATCAGACGCAACCCCGACACACAATGGATCACCAAGGCTGTGCACAAGCACAGGGAGATGCGCGGGCTCACGTCAGCCGGCAAGAAGAGCCGTGGTTTGGGCAAGGGTCACAAGTTCCACCTCACCATCGGCGGCTCTCGGCGCGCGGCCTGGAAGAGACGCAACACCCTGCAGCTGCACCGCTACCGCTAG